Genomic DNA from Trypanosoma brucei brucei TREU927 chromosome 9, whole genome shotgun sequence:
ACATCAAACAGTGTGACGAGTGGAACGGCGCACAGTGCAACACACAGCGTCGCAAAATAAAGAGCCCTCCATTTACTGCCGAGGGAAACGCAACGCTGTGCCGTGCCTTCCTTAGTGTATGCTCTGGTGGAATTGTTTCACAGCAAGCCAGGACAGAGGTGGCGGCAGCATTGAAACAGCGAGGATGTATTGGCGAAGTGGAGGAGCTTCTCATCGTGTCCGGGTGCAGTGAAGGCGCGCGTCCGAGGGACACGTAAGGAGGGAAGTCagcctttcccccttcagtGGGCGATTTGTTCATTACTCGAATGGCATGAAGGTGTTGTCGCTCAAGGAAGGTGTGGGGAAGCAGGCATTATGCCCCACTCCTTGCATGtgccctatttttttttgtgtgtgtgtttacaCTCTCTTGATACCCATTATGTTTTATCCTCTGTTGTTTCGTCATTGTGTCGAAACCTTGCCGCTTCATCACATTCGTCTCTTGTACCCAAATATCcgatttccccttttctttgcacCCCTTTCGCCCGTAGTTTATCGGTGTTCACTTTCTGCCGTGTCGTCAATTCTCTACTTCTCATCATCGGTCCCTTTACGCGGCCGGAGTTTGTTTGCATGGCAGACAGTTCCGACACCCGATTGTCACTAGCGAGGACTACGGAGTACCTCATTTTTAGCCACCAAAGAAAATCTTGCGGAAAACAGTCGCAGGGTTCCGTCTTTCCCTAGTAGAATCTTAGGAACACCGGAGGTCATCCACCATCATAACTAGTGCCATCGCCGACAACGcactgaaagaaaaatgaaagaagtgCGCATTAACGGTAAGTGGTTACATGGTGGAAGGTCCCTCCTCGTCGATATAAACTCATAAATACACCCCTTTTCCCGTTTACGCCTCAGCGATCGAGCACATAAGCCTGTGTTTCCTGCTGTTTGCGCGAAGAACATATGTGATAGTGCTGTTATGTTTTGCTAGtccctctccttccttcaacactcaaaaaagaaaaaaaaaacttcaccGATGTGGCATACGTAACGGTAGGGGGTGACCAATCCTGTTGGTTTTGCAGGCCGTGTGAGTCATATCACTATGCACTGTCGAGAAGCATGTGCACGACAAGTTGGGGCATTGCATCCATGAAGTATGCATCACCCTCAACTTGCTGCAACTGGAAGGGAAAATCATGGTGTCCCCGTTTTTCCGTCGTCTCACATGCTTACATCCCTTCAGCAGGAACtcaaggaggggaaaacggCAATCAGCCACTGGAAGCGTGTACGTCAGGGGCCCCTGTTTCTTCCGGGTACCACATCTGTACGTGTTGTGCCACTAATTAAGCGTCACTTAGCaatgagggggaggggaaagccATCATCTGTAGttgttccttttggtttCTGGTTTTATTGCTGGGGGAGGGAATATAAGGCAATGGGTAAGAAGCTATGTGCGTtcaccttgttttttttcttgggtgtgtgtgggggagggagggagttTATCGCCGCACCGTGGGCGACGCACAGGATAGGTGAGGGAGCACACGCTTTTCCTACTGAATCGCATGTATTGTATTGGCTGCATGGTATACAAGAACGCATTAAGGGATTCTCGCAACTCGTTGTGACGAAGGTAAGAAATACCGTAAGGATTGTTTCCTAATGCTTTGATAGCTGGGTCAGCGGGGTCCTCTGGCTTAGCTTCAGCTAAgggttgtttgttgtttactGCTTGGTGGAATTGGGAGTGCCCCGCGCTCGGAATTGTGCCCAGAGTGGGATGAGCGTGCGCGAAGCAGAAATGGGGTTTGTGATTTAATCTCAGCTGATTATAATGTGCTGAACCATCCGACGAGTTGGGTGGGAAGGTGAGTAGAAGCACATTCCCGTCTGAATGATTCTTACCGTGTTGGGGGTTTTGTGTGGCTTAAATTGCTGCTTGAGAGGTGGCAAGAAAAGAACTCTCTGACAGGTGCCACCCTCATCTCACACTTCTTCCGTATGGGGAAGGAAGTGGGTTGGAGGTGTATGCCTTTCAATCGCACCACAGGTGGGAAATTTGTAATCCGAGACGGGTTCCTTCCCCCATGTCGCTGAGGTGACACATGACGTGGTGTAGACATAGACACTTCTCTGAgtgttccccctcccccttggAACTAAAAGATGGAGATGGGAGGGTTAGGTCGACGTAAGCATCCAGTGATCAAACACCCGCCATTCGTGGTCTTAAGCGCTTTCCAGAGCGGCCCAAACTGGTGGGAAGTAAAAAGTTTCGTGAAATGCGCAGTTGCGACTAATCAACACATTGAATGAGGGGGAATGGTGGGCGCACTGGTTTGCATGCCTTCACCccgttgtgtgtgtgggtttgTGGGTTACAGTTGCCGTTGGGTGTTTTTCCTGACTGCGGGGGGTAACCGTATGTGTCTGGAGTTTGAAACTGACTCGTTCCGTGGCGATTATCACTGCCCTGCATTCCGTGGATCATCCGATTCGACGGTGCCAAAAAATCCAATGCGGTGGGGTTTGTTGCGCTGCGAACGATGTCGAACGGGGGAAGATGGAGCGCGGGGAAGGCTAGAAGGCCAGCAATTGGTTTTCCCTACTATGATGCGAGCGGTCGCTATTAGTTCCTATTTTTCGCCATGGTGGT
This window encodes:
- a CDS encoding hypothetical protein, unlikely (GPI-Anchor Signal predicted for Tb09.160.4900 by DGPI v2.04 with cleavage site probability 0.78000003 near 81), which translates into the protein MVGALVCMPSPRCVCGFVGYSCRWVFFLTAGGNRMCLEFETDSFRGDYHCPAFRGSSDSTVPKNPMRWGLLRCERCRTGEDGARGRLEGQQLVFPTMMRAVAISSYFSPWW